One region of Emys orbicularis isolate rEmyOrb1 chromosome 4, rEmyOrb1.hap1, whole genome shotgun sequence genomic DNA includes:
- the MTCH2 gene encoding mitochondrial carrier homolog 2, giving the protein MADAASQVLLGSGLTALSQPLMYVKVLVQVGYEPLPPTLGRNMFGRQVYQLPGLFAYAKHIMKIDGRAGLFKGLTPRLCSGAIGTIVHSQVLQRYQEADQEEEPGASLKEPVSSLEQVIKETSREMVARSAATLVTHPFHVITLRCMVQFIGRETKYSGIFSPFVTIYREEGILGFFAGLVPRLLGDVLSLWLCNMLAYLINTYALENGVSTMSEMKSYSQAVTGFFASMLTYPFVLVSNLMAINNCGLAGGLPPYAPNYSSWLDCWSQLLKEGNMNRGNSLFFRKVPAGKLYVWEEKRFY; this is encoded by the exons ATGGCGGACGCGGCCTCGCAGGTGCTGCTGGGCTCCGGCCTCACCGCGCTCTCGCAGCCGCTCATGTACGTCAAGGTGCTGGTGCAG GTGGGATATGAGCCGCTTCCTCCGACCCTGGGCAGGAATATGTTTGGGCGACAGGTTTACCAGCTGCCGGGGCTCTTTGCGTACG CTAAGCACATTATGAAGATAGATGGAAGAGCCGGACTCTTCAAAGGTTTGACTCCCAGACTCTGCTCGGGCGCCATCGGCACCATTGTGCACAGCCAGGTGTTACAG CGATACCAGGAAGCTGACCAGGAAGAG GAGCCTGGGGCCAGCCTCAAGGAGCCTGTGTCCTCGCTGGAGCAGGTCATCAAGGAG ACCTCCCGAGAGATGGTTGCTCGTTCTGCCGCGACACTCGTCACCCATCCCTTCCACG TGATCACGCTGAGATGCATGGTGCAGTTCATTGGCAGGGAGACCAAGTACAG TGGCATCTTCAGCCCCTTTGTCACCATCTACCGGGAAGAGGGCATCCTGGGCTTCTTTGC GGGGCTCGTTCCCCGGCTGCTGGGCGACGTGCTGTCGCTGTGGCTCTGTAACATGCTGGCCTACCTCATCAATACCTATGCACTGGAGAACGGG GTCTCCACCATGAGCGAGATGAAGAGCTACTCACAGGCTGTCACTGGA TTCTTCGCCAGTATGCTGACGTACCCCTTTGTGCTCGTCTCCAACCTGATGGCCATTAACAACTGTGG GCTGGCTGGTGGCCTCCCCCCCTACGCACCCAACTACTCCTCCTGGTTAGActgctggagccagctgctcaAGGAG GGGAACATGAACCGAGGCAACAGCCTGTTTTTCCGGAAGGTGCCTGCAGGGAAGCTGTACGTGTGGGAGGAGAAGCGGTTCTACTGA
- the LOC135878369 gene encoding phospholipase A2, minor isoenzyme-like, with protein sequence MPMGPMKFAMWLVLVTLLSQSAQEAQCSRRGRRSLLELGLTLWCYRQRLRTPLFALNLYGCYCGTGGSGTPLDAVDQCCFLHDCCYRHARVSLECRGRVKWQPYEFACSQSGTECRSQSVCGRMACECDRQFAECLTAAKPRKRHFFYNRRELCAGPKGSCPATFPNKAEILHWRKTPSPPPPGTGSPSKGKGSALGARDGNPAL encoded by the coding sequence ATGCCCATGGGCCCAATGAAATTCGCTATGTGGCTGGTGCTGGTGACCTTGTTGTCACAGTCTGCCCAGGAGGCTCAATGCAGCAGGCGAGGGAGACGCAGCCTTCTGGAGCTGGGTCTCACTCTGTGGTGTTACCGGCAGAGACTGCGGACCCCGCTGTTCGCTCTCAACCTGTACGGGTGCTACTGTGGAACCGGGGGCTCCGGGACACCCCTAGACGCAGTGGACCAGTGTTGCTTCCTCCATGACTGCTGCTACCGCCACGCCAGGGTCTCCTTAGAGTGCCGGGGGAGAGTGAAGTGGCAGCCCTATGAGTTTGCGTGTAGCCAATCGGGGACAGAGTGCCGCTCTCAGAGCGTCTGCGGCCGGATGGCCTGTGAGTGCGACAGGCAGTTTGCAGAGTGTCTGACGGCCGCAAAGCCCAGGAAGAGGCATTTCTTCtacaacaggagagagctctgtgCTGGTCCCAAGGGCTCCTGCCCGGCCACCTTCCCCAACAAGGCCGAAATCCTGCACTGGAGAAAGAcgccttccccgccccctcctggCACTGGCTCACCGAGCAAGGGCAAGGGCTCTGCGTTGGGAGCCAGGGACGGAAACCCCGCCCTGTGA